CTCATCAACAGCAATGGCGAGCGTTTCATGGAACGCTATGCACCGACGCTGAAGGATCTTGCGCCGCGTGACTTCGTTTCGCGTTCAATGGATCAGGAAATCAAGGAAGGTCGCGGATGCGGCCCGAACAAGGATCACGTGCTGCTCGATCTGCGTCATATCGGTGCCGACACGATTCGCAAACGTCTGCCTTCGATCCTCGAAATCGGCCACAAATTCGCCAACGTCGACGCAACCAAGGAACCGATCCCGGTTGTGCCTACCATTCACTACCAGATGGGTGGCATTCCGACGAACATCTACGGTCAGGTCGTCGCGCCGAAGAACGGCATCCCGAATGAAGTCGTCAATGGCATGTATGCCATCGGCGAATGCGCATGCGTTTCCGTGCATGGTGCAAATCGCCTCGGCACCAACTCGCTGCTGGACCTCGTGGTCTTCGGGCGAGCCGCCGGCAATCACATCGTGGCAAGCAATCTGAAGGCGAAGAGCCACAAGCCATTGCCTGCCGATGCGGCCGATGTCGCTCTGTCGCGTTTGGCAAAACTGGAAACCAGCACAGGTTCGGAGCGGGTGCAGGATGTTGCCAATGCAATTCGCTCCGCGATGCAACAGTACTGCGGCGTATTCCGTACCGATGAATTGCTGCAAACCGGCTACAAGAAAATCATGGAGCTGGATGAACGCCGCAAGCACGTGTCTTTCAAGGACAAGTCGAAGGTCTTCAACACCGCTCGCGTCGAGGCGCTGGAGCTCGATAACCTGATCGAGACAGCGAAAGCCACCATCACGTCAGCTACTGCCCGCAAGGAGTCGCGTGGTGCCCATGCGCATCGCGACTACGAGAAGCGTGACGACGAGAACTGGATGAAGCACACGCTGTGGTTCTCCGAAGGCAACCGCCTCGACTACAAGCCTGTCAACACGAAGCCGTTGACTGTCGAAACCTTCAAGCCTAAAGCGCGTACTTTCTAACAAGGTAGGAACATGCCACGTACTCTGAAATTTCAAATCTACCGCTACGATCCGGATAAGGACGCGAAGCCGTACATGCAGGACTTGACGGTGGAACTGCAAGATACCGACAAGATGCTGCTGGATGCATTGCAGCGTATTAAATCGGATGTCGATGATTCATTGGCGCTGCGCCGCTCCTGCCGCGAAGGCGTATGCGGTTCCGATGCCATGAATATCAATGGCAAGAACGGATTGGCTTGCACCACCAATCTGAACGAATTGACCGAACCGATCGTCTTGCGTCCGCTGCCCGGCCTGCCGGTAATCCGCGACTTGATCGTGGACATGACGCAGTTTTTCAAGCAATACCATTCGATCAAGCCATTCCTGATCAACGACACGATTCCACCGGAGAAAGAACGTCTGCAAAGTCCGGAAGAGCGTGAAGAGCTGGATGGCCTGTACGAGTGCATTCTCTGTGCATGCTGCTCGACGTCCTGCCCATCATTCTGGTGGAACCCGGACAAGTTCGTCGGTCCGGCAGGCTTGCTGCAGGCATATCGCTTTATTGCCGATAGCCGCGATGAAGCTACAAACGCACGGCTGGACAATCTGGAAGATCCGTATCGCTTGTTCCGTTGCCACACGATCATGAATTGTGTCGATGTCTGCCCGAAAGGCCTGAACCCGACCAAGGCGATCGGCAAGATCAAGGAACTGATGGTGCGTCGTGCTGTTTAAGTTGTATTAGTAACACAAGGGCGGAGGCGAATCGGCTTCCGCCTTGTTTCGTGCGCCATTGCCCGACCATGGGTTTGGGATGGCGAATGAAATAGCGTAATGAGGATTTATGTCGATATCCCACCAGTCCGACCCGGCAAAACGGGCCCGACTTCGCTGGCGCGCAAGGCGCGGCTTGCTGGAAAACGATTTGATCGTGTCGCGTTTCCTTGATGCGCACGAGACTGCATTGACAGATGAAGAAGTCGACGCGTTTTCGCGTCTGATGGAGTTGGCGGACGGGGACTTGATGGATTTGCTCCTCGCACGCAAGGAGCCTGAAGCCGAAATTGATTTTCCGCATGTCCGGGCTTTGCTGGTGAGGCTCCGCGCCGCCTGATACAAGATCGTTGCAACTTGTGTTTGTGTTTTTATAACAATCGATTCACCCATCTGCATTTGAAGGAAGCGCCATGACCAACTCTGATTCTAAAGCCACGCTATCGTTTTCTGACGGTTCGCCCTCGCTTGATCTTCCGATTTACAAGGGTACTGTCGGCCCGGATGTGATCGATATCCGGAAGTTGTATGGCGCGACCGGCAAGTTCACGTACGACCCGGGTTTCATGTCGACCGCAGCGTGCAATTCCTCGATTACTTATATCGATGGCGACAAGGGTGAGCTGCTGTATCGTGGCTATCCGATCGAACAACTGGCAGTGAACTGTGATTTTCTGGAAACCTGTTATCTGCTGTTGAACGGCGAACTGCCGAATGCCGGCGAGAAAAAGAAGTTCGTCGACACGGTAACCAAACACACCATGGTTCACGAGCAGATGCAATTCTTCTTCCGCGGATTCCGTCGCGATGCGCACCCGATGTCGGTGCTGGTCGGCACGGTCGGCGCGCTGGCATCGTTCTACCACGACTCGCTCGACATCAACGATCCGCATCATCGCGAGGTGTCCGCGATACGCTTGATCGCAAAGATGCCGACGCTGGTGGCGATGTCCTACAAGTACTCCATCGGTCAACCGTTTGTCTATCCGCGCAATGACCTTTCTTACAGCGCAAATTTCATGCGCATGATGTTCTCGACGCCGTGCGAAGAGTACAAGGTCAATGATGTGCTGGTTCGCGCACTGGATCGCATCCTCATTCTGCATGCCGATCACGAGCAGAACGCTTCGACTTCAACGGTTCGTCTATCTGGTTCCAGCGGTGCCAATCCGTTTGCCTGTATCGCTGCTGGTATCGCCTGCCTGTGGGGACCGGCCCACGGTGGCGCGAATGAGGCAGCGCTCAACATGCTGCGTGAAATCGGTTCGGTGGACAAGATTAACGAATTCGTCAAACAGGTCAAGGACAAGAGCTCCGGCGTGAAGTTGATGGGCTTCGGTCATCGTGTCTACAAGAACTACGATCCGCGCGCCAAGCTGATGCGTGAAACTTGTCACGAAGTATTGAACGAACTTGGCTTGCAAAACGATCCGTTATTCAAACTGGCGATGGCGCTCGAAAAAGTGGCGTTGGAAGATGAATACTTCGTGTCTCGCAAACTGTATCCGAACGTCGATTTCTACTCCGGCATCGTTCAGTCCGCGTTGGGTATCCCGGTGTCGTTGTTCACCGGTATTTTCGCCATGGCACGTACCGTCGGTTGGATTGCACAATGGAATGAAATGATTTCCGATCCGGAGCAAAAAATCGGTCGTCCGCGTCAGTTGTTTGTCGGGTCGGCACCACGCGATGTTCTGCCGATGGACAAGCGCCGCTGATCGCGTACACGCCCCATGAAAAAGCGAGCCCGGGCGGCTCGCTTTTTTCGTTGGCAGAGGCAAATATGCTATGCTAACGCCTCAGTAATTTCAGTAACACTTCAGGTCACGTAGCCCTTCCCCACAACTTGATGTGCAATCCGCTAACCGGTCAGGCCGTGTCGCGGAAGGTTATATAAACCCGCTAATCTCGCGAAACGCGAAGAAAGGTGAGCAAGATGATGCAGCAGCACCACTCCAATTCCTATCTGTTTGGAGGCAACGCACCGTACGTAGAAGAATTGTACGAGGCTTACCTCAATAATCCTGGATCCGTTCCCGACAACTGGCGCGCCTACTTCGATGCAATGCAGCATGTGCCTGCAGTCGACGGTTCGGCGAAACCCGATGTCGCCCATGCTCCGGTCATCGCCTCCTTCGCGGAGCGTGCAAAGCAGGGGCCGATCCGCACGGTCACCGCATCGGTCGATGTCGAGATGGGCCGCAAGAGCGTCGCAGCGACCCAGCTGATAGCTGCCTACCGCTTCCTTGGCAATCGCTGGGCCAACCTTGATCCGCTGCAGCGCCAGGAACGTCCGAACATTCCGGAATTGGAACCGAGTTTCTATGGCTTCAGCGATGCAGACATGGACATCGTGTTCAATATCAGCAACACGTACTTTGGCCCGGAAACTGCCTCGCTGCGCGACTTGCTCAATGGATTGCGCGATACGTATTGCCGCTCGATCGGCGCCGAATTCATGTACGTCAGCGATCCGGCACAGAAACGCTGGTTGCAGGAACGCCTCGAATCAACGCGCTCCACACCGAATTTCTCCGCTGACAAGAAAAAGCACATTCTCGAGCGTCTGACTGCTGCTGAGGGGTTGGAGCGCTATCTGCACACCAAGTACGTGGGGCAAAAGCGATTCTCGCTGGAGGGTGGCGAAAGCTTCATCGCGTCCCTGGATGAAACCATCCAGCGCGCTGGCGAAAAAGGTGTTCAGGAAATCGTGATCGGCATGGCACACCGTGGCCGCCTCAACGTTCTCGTCAACACGCTCGGCAAGATGCCGCAGGATTTGTTTGCAGAATTCGAAGGCAAGCATGCGGACGATTTGCCTGCCGGCGATGTGAAATACCATCAAGGCTTCTCTTCCGATATCACCACTCCGGGCGGCCCGGTTCATCTTTCGCTGGCGTTCAACCCCTCGCACCTTGAAATCGTCAACCCGGTTGTCGAGGGTTCGGTCAAGGCGCGCATGGAGCGCCGCGACGACAAGGATGGTTCGCAAGTGCTGCCGATTCTTGTACACGGAGATGCGGCGTTTGCAGGGCAGGGCGTTGTGATGGAGACGCTTAATCTCGCACAAACCCGTGGTTATGGGACGGGCGGTACGGTGCATATCGTCATCAACAACCAGATCGGCTTTACAACCTCCGATCCGCGCGACTCGCGTTCGACGCTGTATTGCTCCGACGTGGTCAAGATGATCGAAGCGCCGGTATTGCACGTCAATGCAGATGATCCTGAAGCGGTCGTGCTCGCGACGCAAATCGCAATCGATTACCG
The Noviherbaspirillum cavernae DNA segment above includes these coding regions:
- a CDS encoding succinate dehydrogenase iron-sulfur subunit, with translation MPRTLKFQIYRYDPDKDAKPYMQDLTVELQDTDKMLLDALQRIKSDVDDSLALRRSCREGVCGSDAMNINGKNGLACTTNLNELTEPIVLRPLPGLPVIRDLIVDMTQFFKQYHSIKPFLINDTIPPEKERLQSPEEREELDGLYECILCACCSTSCPSFWWNPDKFVGPAGLLQAYRFIADSRDEATNARLDNLEDPYRLFRCHTIMNCVDVCPKGLNPTKAIGKIKELMVRRAV
- the sdhA gene encoding succinate dehydrogenase flavoprotein subunit — translated: MAAIKTSIPSRRFDAVIIGAGGSGMRASLQLAEAGLNVAVLSKVFPTRSHTVAAQGGIGASLGNMSEDNWYWHMFDTVKGSDYLGDQDAIEFMCREAPKVVYELEHFGMPFDRNPDGTIYQRPFGGHTANFGEKPVQRACAAADRTGHALLHTLYQRNVRAKTHFFVEWMAIDLIRDADGDILGVVALEMETGDVMILEAKTTLFATGGAGRIFAASTNAFINTGDGMGMAARAGLPLQDMEFWQFHPTGVSGAGVLITEGVRGEGGILINSNGERFMERYAPTLKDLAPRDFVSRSMDQEIKEGRGCGPNKDHVLLDLRHIGADTIRKRLPSILEIGHKFANVDATKEPIPVVPTIHYQMGGIPTNIYGQVVAPKNGIPNEVVNGMYAIGECACVSVHGANRLGTNSLLDLVVFGRAAGNHIVASNLKAKSHKPLPADAADVALSRLAKLETSTGSERVQDVANAIRSAMQQYCGVFRTDELLQTGYKKIMELDERRKHVSFKDKSKVFNTARVEALELDNLIETAKATITSATARKESRGAHAHRDYEKRDDENWMKHTLWFSEGNRLDYKPVNTKPLTVETFKPKARTF
- a CDS encoding succinate dehydrogenase assembly factor 2, whose amino-acid sequence is MSISHQSDPAKRARLRWRARRGLLENDLIVSRFLDAHETALTDEEVDAFSRLMELADGDLMDLLLARKEPEAEIDFPHVRALLVRLRAA
- the gltA gene encoding citrate synthase, with product MTNSDSKATLSFSDGSPSLDLPIYKGTVGPDVIDIRKLYGATGKFTYDPGFMSTAACNSSITYIDGDKGELLYRGYPIEQLAVNCDFLETCYLLLNGELPNAGEKKKFVDTVTKHTMVHEQMQFFFRGFRRDAHPMSVLVGTVGALASFYHDSLDINDPHHREVSAIRLIAKMPTLVAMSYKYSIGQPFVYPRNDLSYSANFMRMMFSTPCEEYKVNDVLVRALDRILILHADHEQNASTSTVRLSGSSGANPFACIAAGIACLWGPAHGGANEAALNMLREIGSVDKINEFVKQVKDKSSGVKLMGFGHRVYKNYDPRAKLMRETCHEVLNELGLQNDPLFKLAMALEKVALEDEYFVSRKLYPNVDFYSGIVQSALGIPVSLFTGIFAMARTVGWIAQWNEMISDPEQKIGRPRQLFVGSAPRDVLPMDKRR